GAAAGATTGTCTTTCCTATTACTCATGGGGATGATGAATCGATCAATCACGTTTTAAGTTCAGCCAATAACGTGATGAAGTTTTATGGGCCAGAAAAGGTAATGATAGCGATTATCTGCTATTCAAAAGGTATTCGTACACTGCTAAAAAAAGAGAAGAAGATTGCCGCAAGAGTACGAAGTCTCATGACGTATGATGTAGAGTTTATTGCTTGTGGCAATACGATGCGAACGAAAAATATAAAAAAAGAGGATCTTATCGAAGGGGTGGAGATTGTTACTGCTGGTATTGTAGAGTTGGTAGAGCGAGACCTCAAAGGTTGGATCTATATACGACCATAAGGAGAGAAGATGAAAAAGATACTATTACTACTTGCTATGGCACTTTTTGTATTTGCCAATGAGGAGATAATTCTTTTCTCAACTACACAAAAAGTAACGCCTATACAAATTGAAGAGACTTTTCAAAAGGCGGGATACTCTATTCAGCAAAATAGAGATATGAATGGGCCTTATAAAAAGCAGTTCAAACAGACAGATTTTACAATTTATAATCTCTTAACAGTCTACTATCCAAAAATTGCTATGGATCTTGTTTTGCAAGAGCCAGATAGTGGAATTTTTGCTCCATTTAGTATTGTTATCTATCAAAAAAAAGGTGAGAAAAAGCTCTATGCTGGAGTACTGAGCGCTAAGGCTAAGGCGAAAATTTTGGGACTAAAGTATAGCGATAAACTATTAAATGAATTAGAGAAAAAAAATATCGCAACTTTGAAAAAAGCTCTACCAAATGCTAAACGAGAAAAACTTAGCTACAAACCGCAACCTGTAAAAGAGAAACTTCTAACAAAATATAGCTTTGAAGTAGAGGAGAGTGAGGCATTGGATGCCAAAGATGAGCTTGAGATGATGATAGAAGATGGCTTGAAACCTATTGGATTTGTTATGGCAAATTTTAATGATTTTAACTATGATCTCAAAGAGGCTGGTATAAAAGATTTTATCTTCTATGATACCTATTCACTCTGTAAGCTCAAAGTAATCTACAATATCTCAAAAATCCGCCCAGAAGCTGGAGTCTTTGCACCATGTACAATGGCAGTGTATCAAAAAAAGGGAACAAATAAGATGCATATCGTTTTTCCCAATATTTTCAACTGGATTGCAACGCTTCATATAAAAGATCCAAAAATTATTGCGATTCTCAAAAAAGCACAAAATGATATGATTGATGTTATTGAAAATGCCTTGCCCTGAGGGGTAAGGTATTGTTACTTTTTGTTTTTCGTCAAATTACTCACAATTTATTCAATTCTCCTAATGCTTGAAAATATTTTTTAAGAGAGTAATCTTATCACTCAAAGTTGTTGAGGTTTTTTTAATGAAGGAACAGTATTAACTCTCTGGTATCATTGGTAGTTTCCACAATCCCAATTAAATGGATAAAAAATAGGTTTTTACAATATTTTGGAACACGATATTAAAATTGATAAAGAATCTACAAAAAATACTGACATTATCCTACAACCAATAAACTCTTTTCGCAATATTTATAAGATTGTTCCTTTTTATAGGATTTAGTTATAAAGTTGATAAGATATGTCTATTATTAAGTATTTATAAAGAACAAAATGATATTATGAGTAATAGCTTACTTTAAAGGATATGCCATGAAACTACTTAAATTCTTCATTATTAGCTTGGCAATGATAATAGCTCTTGTTAGTATTGAAGCTAATAATGATGTGCAAAGAAGTGTTATTTATAGTTTAAAAAATAGCTCTTCTGATATCGTATCTATCACCGGTACCTTGGCTAATAAACAATTTCCTATCAAAGGATATTTTTCAAATTATGGTACAGGAGCCTTTGATTGGATTTACAAAACTTCTAATTCAAAAGGTCTTTATAAACTTAACGGGATGGATGAGAATGGCTATTTCAAATGGATAAATCTGACAAATTATATCAGTTCCCATGTAGAAAATGGCAAAATTATTATAGGTCATATGCAATATAATGGGAATGAAAATATCTCAAAAATAGTAAACAAATTGGAAAATAGAGAATTTCCTATCAAAGGATATTTTTCAAATTATGGTACAGGAGCCTTTGATTGGATTTACAAAACTTCTAATTCAAAAGGTCTTTATAAACTTAACGGGATGGATGAGAATGGCTATTTCAAATGGATAAATCTGACAGAAAATTTCAATACAACCCAAGTCCAAGATAACAAGATTATAATTGGTGATACTCTTGGTCAAAACATAAAATTAGAATCTGTTATATGTCTCAATACCAACAATATGGAAGCGGGTAGAAATATTCAATTAAGAAGTATCATTGATGCTCCTGATGGTATAAATATTGTGATTGTATATAAAATCCTTCCTAATGGAGTAGACAATAATGTAACAGGTACATATATTGCAAGTGACAGATTTGTAGCTAACCAGAGTAGAACCATAAGAGAGCTTAATGCAACACTTCCCTCTTCACTTCAAAGTGGTACATATAAAATAGTCGCAGTTATGAATGATAATGACGCATTTGCACCTGACTATAATCTCAGTACGGCACAGACAGATCAGTCTACAAGTACCGAACCTTTTTATGTTCAAGCAAATGATGGAAAGCCAGATTTGGAGGTAATATCATTTAAAATCAGTACCAATACAAATGCAAGAATAAACAATCGTTCTATAACTTCTGAAACACCGACTCTTATAACGTTCGATGTCGGTGTTGTAAAAGGCAAAGTTATTCTAAATAGTAGAGGGATTTCACTAGACGGTATCGTTGGTGTCCAAGATTATATTGCCAAGGCTGAAAATTTTAAAATATCAGCATGTATTAACATTGGAGACAGCTGCCGGCCGATAGAGATGTATAGTGTTGATGAGACAAACCAGACACACTACGATGCATTTATGACAGTAAAATCTGCTGAACCTGGTGACCCAAAAACAGTAGTCTTTAACGGAATCATCCGTGGCCAATTACTCAACGATATTGCAAATAAAACAATGGAAGATGGAAACTTTACAACATCAATCAAAGTATTAATAGGAGGTATTGAGGAATCATCTACACAGATCCCCCAAAGAAACAGTAGCTCTACTGCTGTTAAGTTTTCGCCAGTTTTCCTTAACCAGGCTAATATTGACAATACAAACGACAGGGTCGCATTGGCGATGAGTAATTACAGACTTAGTATGAAATCCTATATCGACAAAATCAAAGCAATCGATCCTACCTATAATGTACAAGTGAGTAGTGGTGGTCTCAATCTTTTTAACCCCAACCTGCAATGGACTGTAACCGATCCTATCGAAGGTATTGCCCTACAACAACAAAATGTTCATCAGTTCACCAGTGAACCGATTCAGCTAAGGCCGATTGTAGAGCCTTCCAATATCAAAATGGTTCCTCCAATGATCCCACAGCCAAGTGGTATTAATAAGAAAAACGATCCAATCAACAATATCCAGCCAGTCGAAGATTATATTGCATACCTGACAATGAATGCAACAATCTCGCCAGCATGGAAAAAAACTATTGAAAATGCTGAATTAACAACAGATGAAGTTTCATATAAATATTTTGGAATAGATGCTGACATCCCACTCATGCTCAATAATGATGTAGGTTTAAAAGGGAACATAGGTGGGTATGCAAAATTTGACTTCGGAGGTGTACATTTTTTGGGATATGGTGGAATTAAAGTGTATTTAATAGATACCTGGTACGACTTTCTCGACATTGAGGCACGTCAACAAACGACACCTGGGAACCTGGAACACACAGGTTACAGCTTTCAACTTGGCTTTTTGGAGAAAACTGTGTATGAGCAATCCAGATATGTTACCGATGGAGATGGAATATTTACTTCCCATGCGGCGACACTCCGTGAAAGGATAAAGGAAAATATAGAAACACTTGAGAATATAAATGGAGATATTCTCTCTTATCATGATGCCTTAGGATGGGCAGATGGTTATGATGATGGAGGTACTTTTTGGGCCTCAGGCATACCAATTGCCTATAGATATGGATATGAAGGACAGCTTGGTGTTAAAATGGACCTTGACATCAAGAGTCTTGGTCGCATCGATGCAGCTGCAACTCCGTATATGGAATTCAGTGGTTATGGATCAGGAGGAATAGGCATTGAATACTACGGATTTGGAGTTTCGGTAGGTATTGAAGGTGATCTGCAGCTTATTGATGAGAAATTAATTTGTGGTGGAAGCGCAGGGATAACATTTGTTACCGGGGATAAAGGGATCGAAAGCTATATTGGTGAACTACATGAAAACATAACTAATGAATTTATCGGTCCAAATGGAGGAGTATATGTTTATGCTAAAGCTACTCTACTTGGAACATACAAACATAAAATTGCAGATTTTGACACTGTAAACTCTACCAAAGAGCTACTCGATAAACATCAAACTCTCTTTAAGGTCGTGTTGCCTTGAGCAAAAAAAAGCTTCTACTTATTGCGCTGCTGCTTTGTATAGTAGCAGCACTTTTTGCTAGTTATCAATTTTTTGCTAATCAAGAAAAATATATTCATCATTGCAACAAATCCCACTATTCTTACATCATCAATCAAAAATTGATCTACACTTTCTCATCCAAAGTTACAATACGTCTACTTGAACTAAACCGTTCCAGTACCATTAGTACATTGATGAAAGGTTTGCTTAATGTACGTTTTTATGGACATGACTCCAATGGTACCATTGCTTTGATGCAACTTTCAAATCTCTCTCTTGACCTCGGTA
The Nitratiruptor tergarcus DSM 16512 genome window above contains:
- a CDS encoding DUF302 domain-containing protein, whose translation is MKKILLLLAMALFVFANEEIILFSTTQKVTPIQIEETFQKAGYSIQQNRDMNGPYKKQFKQTDFTIYNLLTVYYPKIAMDLVLQEPDSGIFAPFSIVIYQKKGEKKLYAGVLSAKAKAKILGLKYSDKLLNELEKKNIATLKKALPNAKREKLSYKPQPVKEKLLTKYSFEVEESEALDAKDELEMMIEDGLKPIGFVMANFNDFNYDLKEAGIKDFIFYDTYSLCKLKVIYNISKIRPEAGVFAPCTMAVYQKKGTNKMHIVFPNIFNWIATLHIKDPKIIAILKKAQNDMIDVIENALP
- a CDS encoding DsrE family protein; translated protein: MKKIIALLFGALLLLADTEFAEPKPSIDNPRKIVFPITHGDDESINHVLSSANNVMKFYGPEKVMIAIICYSKGIRTLLKKEKKIAARVRSLMTYDVEFIACGNTMRTKNIKKEDLIEGVEIVTAGIVELVERDLKGWIYIRP